One Denticeps clupeoides unplaced genomic scaffold, fDenClu1.1, whole genome shotgun sequence genomic window carries:
- the LOC114783571 gene encoding protein CNPPD1-like produces the protein MDFGELFDERTFPFSDFQEFTFLPGHQRLSDRVRKRLYYGLEQDGALDALSCPVTDIAVELLQKSAPSPIRKLHKKYAAHVAREACISPCAMMLALVYIERLRHRNPEYLQQISSSDLFLISMMVASKYLYDEGEEEEVFNDEWGAAGKLDVQTVNVLEMNFLNAIEWSLFTEPSEFFNILSRLETRIAERQGLKRGWFTYTDLCVLLEQSSWRQALTAIYLHFAKVACMVGLLYLTGVAGLIATSAVLQQLSHAPQALGQSEAPRTPVVPPPVPLHDCCVRGNDSRDRRPPASSTASAPSPAAALYVWDAVLSALLPPPPKMEKHAPGSAHNRSLAHCHKAGILDAWLTSPDVGGVASLRGAALPTLLMPG, from the exons ATGGATTTCGGCGAATTGTTTGACGAGCGGACGTTTCCGTTTTCGGACTTCCAGGAGTTCACG TTCCTCCCCGGACACCAGCGGCTGTCTGACCGCGTCAGGAAGCGCCTGTACTACGGGCTGGAGCAGGACGGCGCGCTGGACGCGCTCTCATGCCCGGTAACAG ATATTGCTGTGGAGCTTCTGCAGAAGTCCGCGCCCAGTCCGATCCGCAAACTTCACAAGAAATATGCTGCACACGTTGCCAG GGAGGCCTGCATCTCACCCTGCGCCATGATGTTGGCTCTCGTCTACATCGAAAGACTCCGGCACAGAAATCCTGAATACTTGCAGCAGATCTCGTCCTCAGACCTCTTCCTCATATCCATG ATGGTGGCCAGTAAGTACCTGTATGATGAAGGCGAGGAAGAAGAAGTTTTCAATGACGAATGGGGAGCTGCTGGAAAGCTGGATGTGCAGACGGTCAACGTGCTGGAAATGAACTTCTTGAACGCTATC GAGTGGAGTCTCTTCACCGAGCCCAGCGAGTTCTTCAACATACTGAGTCGTCTGGAGACCAG GATAGCGGAGCGCCAGGGCTTGAAGCGCGGCTGGTTCACCTACACGGACCTGTGTGTTCTGCTGGAGCAGTCGTCATGGCGACAGGCCCTGACCGCCATCTACCTTCACTTCGCCAAG GTGGCCTGCATGGTAGGGCTGCTCTACCTGACTGGTGTGGCGGGTCTGATCGCCACATCTGCagtgctgcagcagctcagcCACGCCCCTCAAGCCCTAGGCCAGTCTGAGGCTCCTCGGACCCCCGTCGTACCCCCGCCAGTTCCCCTGCACGACTGCTGCGTTCGCGGGAACGACAGCCGGGACCGCCGCCCTCCGGCCTCTTCCACCGCCTCCGCTCCGTCTCCAGCCGCGGCGCTCTACGTCTGGGACGCCGTCCTTTCCGCTCTGCTCCCACCGCCGCCCAAGATGGAGAAGCACGCGCCCGGCTCCGCCCACAACCGCTCGCTCGCGCACTGCCACAAAGCGGGAATCCTGGACGCCTGGCTGACCTCGCCGGACGTGGGCGGAGTCGCGTCCCTCAGGGGGGCGGCGCTGCCCACGCTCCTCATGCCAGGCTAG
- the LOC114783573 gene encoding myosin light chain 3, skeletal muscle isoform produces the protein MAEFSADQIEDFKEAFGLFDRVGDSKVAFNQVADIMRALGQNPTNKAVKKILGDPNADDMANKRIDFDAFLPMLKEVDAMPKGTVDDYVEGLRVFDKEGNGTVMGAELRIVLSTLGEKMSEPEIDALMTGQEDENGSVNYESFVKHILSV, from the exons ACTTCAAAGAGGCCTTCGGCCTGTTTGACCGAGTCGGTGACAGCAAGGTGGCCTTCAACCAGGTGGCGGACATCATGCGCGCCCTGGGCCAGAACCCCACCAACAAGGCCGTGAAGAAGATCCTGGGAGACCCCAACGCGGACG ACATGGCCAACAAGAGAATCGACTTTGACGCCTTCCTGCCCATGCTGAAGGAGGTGGACGCCATGCCCAAGGGAACCGTGGACGACTACGTTGAGGGCCTGCGCGTCTTCGACAAAGAGGGCAACGGCACGGTGATGGGCGCCGAGCTGCGCATCGTCCTGTCCACACTGG GCGAGAAGATGTCGGAGCCCGAGATCGACGCTCTCATGACAGGACAGGAGGACGAAAACGGCAGCGTCAACTACGAGT CCTTCGTCAAGCACATCCTGTCTGTGTAA